DNA from Asanoa sp. WMMD1127:
GCTGAACAGCGCCTCCAGGCAGCCGACGTTGCCGCAGGAGCACATCGGACCGTGCGAGTCGACCTGGATGTGGCCGATGTCGCCGGCGCACCCGTCGGTGCCCCGGTAGACCTCGCCGCTGAGGTAGATGCCGCAGCCGATGCCCGTGCCGATCTTGACGAACAGGAAGTCGTCGACGGAGTGGGCGACACCGCCGTGGCGTTCGCCGATGGCCATGATGTTGACGTCGTTGTCGACCACGGCGGGGCAGCCGTGCTCGCGGGTCAGCAGCTCGCGGACCGGGAAACGGTCCCAGCCCGGCATGATCGGCGGCGACACCGGCACGCCGTCGCGGAAGCTGACCGGCCCCGGCACGCCGATCCCCACGGAGTCGAGGCGCTCGTAGTGGCCGTCCACTTTGGCCTTGTGCAGCAGCTCGTTGACCCGCAGCAGGGTGCCCTTGGGTCCGCTGCGGATGTCGGCGGGTTCCGCGTAGGCCGCGACGGGCTCGAGCCGGCCGTTGACCACCTCGACGTCGATCGAGCTGGCGCCCAGGTCGACGGCCGCGAACCGGAGCTTGGGATTGAGCTCCACCAGGGTCGAGCGCCGGCCGCCACGGGAGGCGGCGAGGCCGGCCTCGGCGACGTAGCCCAGCGAGACGAGGCGTTCGAGCTCCGCGAGCAGCCGGGGCCGCGGCATCTCCAGGCGGTCGGCGAGCTCGGCGCGGGAGACCGCGCCGTTGTCTCGCAGCAGCCGCAGCAGCCGCAGGTGCAGAGGCTCAACAGCCCGCACGGCACCCATCCTTCGGTCGACCCGTTCACACCGGCGCAACGTCCGGGTGTTGTGCACGACACAGTATGAGCTTCCGCTGTAGGTGTAAAGAGCTTCAGATCTCCTGGCGATAACTTTTGCTCGTAGCAACAAAAGCTGTCGACGTCAGCAGTGAATCTTCGCGGCTCTGCGCTGGAGATGCCGGTTTCGTCCCGGCAAAACGCCCTGACGTGCGGTGATGCGTTACTTACAGAGGAGCGTCGTCATCCGCCGGCCGGCGATGACCAGGCCGATCACGGTGACGAGCAGAAGATAACCGACGTCGATCAGTCCGCCTATCAGCTCTTCGGTGCCGATCGATATCCCCCGGATCAGGTCGACCGCCCGGTAGAGCGGGGTCACCTCGACCAGCCACCGCAACGCCGGGTGGTAGCTCTCCGCGGGCACGAACGTGCCGGAGAACAGAAACAGGGCAAACTGGACGGACGCCATCAGGTCGAAATCCTGCCAGCTCCGCATGAAGGTCGCGAGGGCCATCCCCAGCGCGCCGAACGCGAAGCCGACCAGCACGGCGGCCGGGAACGCGAGCAGCGCCCGCCCGACCGAGGTGAGATCCAGGGCGACCATCACGACCAGGAACGCGGCCGAGTAAAGGGAGCCCCGGACCATCGCCCAGGCCAACTCCCCCAACGCGATCTCGAACGGCCGCACGGGGGGTGGCGAGCATCCCCTCGTAGAGCCGCATGTATTTCATCTTCCCGAAGAAGTTGAAGGTCGTTTCGGCGAGCGCGCCGGTCATCGCGGCCGACGCGAGCATCGCCGGCGCGACGAACGCCGCGTAGTCGACGACCCGACCGCTCGGCAGGGTGAGGTCGCCGACCAGGCTGCCCACACCGACGCCGATCGACAGCAGGTAGATGACCGGCTCGGCGAACCCGGAGATCATCACCAGCCAGTACGCGGACCGCAGCGCGTCGGCGTTGCGCCCGGCCACGGCGGCCGACCGCCGCACCGGCCCCTCGAAGCCGACCAACCTGGGCAGGACGAGCGCTACCACGACACCCACTCCCTCTAGAAGACCAGGCGCTTGCGGAAGCGGGAGTGGGCCAGCCACCAGCCGCCGGCGGCCCAGAGGGCCAGGTAGGCAACGTGGCCCGACGCCGACCAGTCCGGCGCGACACCCAGTGTCGCCGCCCGGCACAGGTCGACCGCGTGCCAGAGCGGAGTCGCGTAGGCGATCCAGCGCAGCAGTGCCGGCATCGTCTCGACCGGGAAGAAGACGCCGGCGAACAGCGACATCGGCAGCACCGCGAAGCGGAACAGCAGGGCCAGATAGCTGTCGGAGCTGATGCTCGCGCTGTAGCCGAAGGTCGGCGCCGCCACCGCGCAGCCAAGCAGCAGCACGACCGGCAGGGTGGCGAGCGCCCACGGCGAGTGCAGGGTGCCGAACAGTGCCGCCACCAGCAGGAAGGCAGCCGCCGCGAGGAAGGCGCGGAACACCACGAAGGCCAGGTGGCCGCCCAGCACGTCGCGGACCCGGAGTGGGGCCGCCGCCTGGCCAAAATAGATCTTGTACCACTCGAAGTTGCCGAGCACCGGCCAGGTCGCCTCGCCCACCCCCACCTGCAGCGCGGTCGACGCGATCAGGCCCGGCACGACGTAGTCCAGGTAGGACACCCCACCGACGCCGCCGTCGACGTAGGCGCCGACGCCCACGCCGAAGCCGAGCATCGTCAGCAACGGCAGGAGGAACGAGCCCAGCGCCGAGCCGCGCCAGGTGCGCCGGTAGCCGACCAGGTGGTATTCGAAAACGGCCAAGGTGGGGGTCATCAGTCCACCAACGTCCGGCCGGTCAACTGGAGGAAGACGTCTTCGAGGGTGCTGCGCCGGACCAGCACGCTGGCCGGTTGCAGCGCGCGCTCGTGGACGGTGGCCACGGCCGCGTCGCCGTCGTCGACGTAGAGCAGGACGCGGTCGGGCAGCGGCTCGACCCGCTCGCCGATGCCGGCCAGCTTGTCGACGAACGCCTCCTGCGACTCGGCGGCGAAGCGCAGCTCGACGACCTCGCGCGTGGAGTGCTGGTCGATCAGGGCGCGCGGCGAGCCCTCGGCGACGATCCGGCCACCGTCCATCACCACGAGGCGATCGCACAGCTGCTCGGCCTCGTCCATGTAGTGCGTCGTCAGCACCAGCGTCACGCCCCGCTGTTTGAGCCGGAACAACCGCTCCCAGACGAGGTGGCGGGCCTGCGGGTCGAGGCCGGTGGTCGGCTCGTCGAGCAGCACCACCTCGGGCTCGTTGATCAGGGCGCGGGCGATGGTCAGCCGCCGTTTCATGCCGCCGGACAGCGGCTCGACCTTGCTGCCCGCCCGCTCGCCCAGCTGCACGAAGTCGAGCAGTTCGGCGGCCCGGGCGCGGGCCACCTTGCGCGGGATGCCGAAGAACCGCGCGTAGGTCGTGAGGTTTTCCGCGACGGTCAGCTCGGGGTCGAGGTTGTCGGTCTGCGGGCAGACGCCGAGCCGGCCGCGGATCGCCGGACCGTCGCGCGCCGGGTCCATGCCGAGGATGCGCAGCTCGCCCGACGTCACCGGGGACACGCAGCCGATCATGCGCATGGTCGAGCTCTTGCCCGCGCCGTTGGGACCGAGGAAGCCGAACGCCTCGCCCGCCCGCACGGCGAGGTCGATGCCGTCGACCGCGGTGAACCCACCGAACCGCTTGACCAGCCCCGTCGCCTCGATGAGAGGCCTGCCGTCAGTCACATGCGGAACTTAGCCACGGGGTACGACAAGACGACAGCGGATTTACCGCCGCCGCTGATGAGAATCGGTCAGAGGTCGCGGGGTGTCGTCGCCGCCCGGGCTTCCGAGACGAGCGCGCCGGTGGCCTCGACGACCTCCGGAGTGGACGTCTCGGTGCCGGGGTCGTAGCGCACCGACCAGGCCAGCCCGTCGCGACCGCGAACCTTGCGCCCGACCACGCGTACGCCGCCGCCGTCGACCGGATGGTGCGACGTGTAGGACACCGATCCGGTCACCCGCGCCCGCACCTGCTCGGGCACCTCGCGCGGTTCGATCAGCAGCACCGACTCGGGCGCGGCGTCGGCCAGCACCTCGTAGTCGTCGCGCTCCTCGACGACCTCGGCCGGCGTCACCGTCAGCTGGCGCCCGGACCAGACGGCCTTGTGGATGCGGTGCCAGTCGAGCCGGTCGCGACCCGGCAGCCGCAGGCCGCGGTCGGTGGCCACCACATAGGGGCCGGCCTGCGTACGCGACCAGGCGATCACCCGCTCGTCGGAGTCGAGCGCGACCCCGGCGTCGGCCGGCAACTTGATCCGCCGCCGGAACAGGTCCCACATGCTCATAGCCCACCCGCCGCCTGTTCGCGCAGGGCCCGGGCGTGCTGCTCGAGGGAGAACAGCTCGCCGGCCAGCGCGAGATATTGGTCCTTGCTGGTCACCGGGTTGATCCGCTGCACCTTGGACTTGAGCTCGCGGATCCGGGCGTCGGTGGCGCCCCACTGCAGCCGGGCCAGCAGCACGGAGACGTAGTGCGGGTCCGGGTCGGTGTCGCGCAGCATCGGCTCGACGGCGAGCTCGCCGATCAGCGCCTTGCCGGTCAGGTCACCGCAGGCGTCGCGGACCCGCTCGATCCAGACCACGCCGCTCGTGCCGCTGACCGCGCCGCCGGCCTCGGCGATCGCGGCCCGCACGGTGCGCAGCTCCACCGTCGAGTAGGCCTCTTCGCCGATCGCGTCGAACATCGGCCCGGCCAGCACCGGCACCTGGATCGCCAGCTTCAGCGCCTCGCGCTCGACCCGGGCCTGCGGGGTGTCGGCGCGCACGGCCGCGTCGTTGGCGGCGGCGGTCGCGGTGGCGGCCGGAGCGCCGGCGCTGGCCACGGCCCGCTGCACCGGCTCGATCTCCATGCCGAGGTCGCCGGCGAGCTTCCGCACGTACTCCGGGCGCTTCTCGCGGTCCTTGATCTTGGCGACCAGCGGCGCCGCCCGGCGCATCGCCTCGACCCGGCCGTCGACGGTGTCGAGGTCGTATTTCTGGAGGATCTGCCGTAGGGCGAAGTCGACCATCGGCTCCCGCCGCGCGACCAGGTCACGGACGGCGAGGTCGCCCTTGGCCAGGCGCAGCTCGCACGGGTCCATGTTGTCGGGGCTGACGGCGATGAACGTGCGCCCGACGAAGCGCTGGTCCTCGTCGAACGCCCGCAGGGCCGCCTTCTGCCCCGCGGCGTCGCCGTCGAAGGTGAAGATGATCTCCCCGGCGAAGGCGTCGGTGTCCATCAGCAGCCGGCGCAGCACGCTGATGTGGTCGCCGCCGAACGCGGTGCCGCAGGTGGCGACCGCGGTCTTGACGCCGGCGAGGTGGCAGGCCATCACGTCGGTGTAGCCCTCGACGATCACCGCGCGCCCCTGCCTGGCGATCTCCCGCTTGGCGTGCTCGATGCCGTAGAGGACGTGGGACTTCTTGTAGAGCGGCGTTTCGGGGGTGTTGAGGTATTTCGGGCCGTCGTCGTCGTCGAACAGCTTGCGCGCGCCGAAGCCGATGATGTCGCCGGACAGCTCCCGGATCGGCCAGACCAGCCGGCGCCGGAAGCGGTCGATCAGCGAGCCGGAGCGGGCCTCGCGGGCCAGGCCGGCGGTGATCAGCTCGGGGGCGGTGAAGCCCTTCTGGCGCAGGTGGCGGGTCAGCGGGTCCCAGCCCTCGGGGGCGAAACCGCAGCCGAAGTCCTGCGCGGCGGCGCGGTTGAAGCCGCGTTGGGCCAGGAACTCGCGGGCCAACCGGGCGCCCGGGCTGGCCAGCTGCCCGGCGTAGAACTCGGCGGCGGCGGCGTGCGCGGCGACCAGCCGCTGCTTCTGCCCCTGCTGCTGGGCGCGCATCGGGGCGGGACCGCCCTCGACGTAGCGCAGCTGGATGCCGGCGCGCGCGGCCAACCGCTCGACCGACTCGACGAACGTGAGGTGGTCGACGTCCATCAGGAAGGAGATCGCGTCGCCGCCCTTGCCGCAGCCGTGGCAGAAGAAAACGTTGCGGCCCGGAGCGACGGTGAACGAAGGGGTCTTCTCGTCATGGAACGGGCACAGGCCTTTGAGGTTGCCGCCACCCGCGCTCTTGAGCGTCACGTGCTCCGAGATGACGTCGGCGATCGCGGTCCGCTCGCGAACCAGCGCGATGTCCTCCTCGCGGATCCGGCCTGCCATGCGCTCCCCTCACCCTGTCCTCCTCCATCCTGCACTGCCGTGCGGATCTTGGTGGGGGTGGGTCTGCGCCGATGGCCACTGTCCCGAGCAGGGGGCGTGACCGTCGGGGGGTCGGTCACGTCCCCTGTGTCTCCCACCACCGCAGCCCCTTGGCGGTACGCCGGCGAGGACTTCCACCTCGGTTGAGATGAGCCTGCCGCCGAAAAGCCACCCGGACATCCGCCAGGTGGCGCATGTATGGAAGGCCAATTGCATACGTACGCCATCTCGGGTGGTGAGCGGGTGCGTCAATGTCCGTGCGCTGGCCGTTATCTCCGCCACCCGCTCCGACGAAGCTCTTTGGTGAGCGCTGGGACCGCCGGCGCCGGAAACGGCGGAGAAGGTGTCTTACCTTGAGCATCCTTGGTCGTGGTGACGAACATCTGCACTACAGCGATCATTCGCATCGATGGGTCGCCCCACCACACATCGAGCAGAGCGTCTGGGAGGCGAGCCTCCGCGCCCACCTGGGCCGCCACCTGCTCACCATGGGCGGTCGCGACGAGGTCGACCAGATCGACCTGCCGCGCGCCTACATCCCGCGACAGCGAGGCGCCTCCAAGCCGACCCCCGAGGCGCGGGTCACCAGGTCATGCCGCGCCGGCTGACTCTGGGTCGCGGGTACGGATCGGTGCCGGTCGGGCGATGGCTCGGCCGGCGCCGCTCCACCACAGCGGGTCGCGCGTGCCGACGCTGTGGCTGCGGGGCCAGCCCACCCCGCCTGGGCGCCTACCGCACCCGCCGCCGCTTCGGTGGCTGGATCTGCACCTGCCGACCCGGCCGCCCGGGCATTCCGGGGCAGCGGGGTGCGCCGCCGCTGTAAGAGCCGCACCAACTCCACGGACATGGAACTGACGCCACATCGGGCCGCCTCCACCCGGTGTGGCGTCTCCATGAGCGGCTCAGGACGGGTACGTGTTCCCCGGCGTCGTCGCGATCACGACCTGCGCCACCGGTTGCCACCCGAGGCTCGCATACAACCACTGGCCTTCTTCGCTCGCTATGAGGACGCCACGGTCGGCGCCCTGCTCCACCGCCGAAGCGGCCAGTGCGCCCATGACCACGCTGGCCAGCCCCTTGCGGCGATGCGCCGGGGCGGTCTCGATCCGGTCCGCGATCGCGTCCCTGCCGGCCAGTCCCATCGTCCCGCGCGCGGCGACCTGCCCCGACTCGTCCCGGACCGTCGCCGTGACCACCCGGTCGTCGACGTCGACCGCGAGTCGGTAAGGCGCCGGCACGGACGGCGGACGCCCGTCCAGGTCGGCCGTCATCAGCTGCTCCGAGCTCTTGAGCACGACCAGACCGGCCGCTTCCACCGCCGCGACCACCGCGGCCGGGTCGGTGGTCGCCACCGTCAGCCAGGTGACCGCGTCCTCGCCCACGACGAGGTCCGCCAGCCGCGGGAGCAAGGCCGGATCGAGCGCGACGTACTCCACGTCGCGGCCGGGCTGCATGCACCGCACCCGCAACCCGCCGTCTACCTCTTCCGCGGCGGGCAGCGCGCGGGCCACTCTCCAGCCCCGCAGCCAGCGGATGACGAGATCTCGAAGGTCAGGCACCCGCCCAGTAGATCATCCGGCTGGCAGCGCAGGGCGGTCAGCAGGGCGGACGGGCGGTCTCGTCAGGACCGGCGACGGCGAGGCGGGCGCGCCCGCGGACGGAGCCGACGGACCGGGCTCAGCTGACGACGTGGTTGAGCTCGCGCTGGCTGGCCTCGCGGGCGATGTCGATGCGCGACTGCAGCTCGAGCTTGGCGAGGATGTGCGAGACGTGCGTCTGCACCGTGCGCCGCGACAGGTAGAGCTGCGTCGCGATCTGCGGGTTGGACATGCCCTGGGCGACCATGCCGGCTACCCGGACCTCGGTCGGAGTGAGGGCTTCCCAGCCGCGTCGAGCCTGGCGGTGGCGGACGCGCGGGCCGCGGCGGATGCCGTAGGAACGGAAGGTCGCCTGGGTGCGGGCCAGGTCCCATTCGGCGCCGAGCTTGGCGTAGAGGGTGTAGGCGTCCGTGAAGAGGTTGCGCGCCTCGGCCATCTCGCCGCGTTCGGCCAGGGCCAGCGCGGCCGCTTCGAGGGCCTGCGCGCGTGGCAGCGGGCGGCCGGCGGCGCGGTAGCCGTTCGCGGCCTCGAGGAGGCCGGCCGGGTCGTTGGTCACCAGGCTCTGACAGTGCAGCATGACCGCGCGCCGGTGTGGGGCCAGGGAGTCTTCGCCCAGGGCGACCGCTCGGCGGACGACCGAGTGCGCGGTGGTCTTGTCACCGATGAGGATGGCCAGCCGGACCGCGTCGGCCAGCAGCTCGACCGTCTCCTCTTCGTTGTGGTCCTCGGTGACGCCGCCCATCAACACCTCGAGGGCTGCCCGCGGGTCTTCCGCGCGCTCCATCTGCAGGCTCTTGGCCATGGCGAACCCGCGGAAGATCCGGCCGCCGAGCTGCTCGATGAACTGGTCGGCGGCGGCCAGGTGGCGTTCGCTGTCGGGGTCGTTGCGGTGCAGCTGGATCGTCGCGGCCAAGCCGTGCTGGGCGCAGCCCACCATGGGGTTCTTCCACGCCGCCAGCGCCAGATCGATCTCGACCAGGGCGTCGTCCCACTTGCCGACGTCGAACAGCAACTCGCCGAGGGCGCTCTGGGCCTGCGCCAGGCGCACCACATTGCCGACGCGGTCGGCGGAGCGGCGGACGTTTTCAGCGACCCGGATGGCCTCGTCGTAACGGTCCAGGACGCCGAGCGCCACCGCTTGGTTGATCTGCAGGATGAGCCGCAGGTCGGCCAGCGCCGGGTCGCCCTCGGCGACCGCCAGGGCGCGTTCGTAGAGCGGCAGCGCCTGCCGGGACTCGCCCCGCATGCCGTGCAGGATCGTCTGGATGAACAGCGCCCAGCCCATGCCCCACCGGTCGCCGACCTCGGTCGCGGTGTCGAGCGCCTCGGCCGCGACCCGTGCGGCGTCCTCGATCCGGCCGACGTCACGTTGGGCGCGGGCGATGAGGACCAGCAGGCGGGCGCGGTGGTGACCGCCTATGCCGGGCGA
Protein-coding regions in this window:
- a CDS encoding GNAT family N-acetyltransferase — translated: MPDLRDLVIRWLRGWRVARALPAAEEVDGGLRVRCMQPGRDVEYVALDPALLPRLADLVVGEDAVTWLTVATTDPAAVVAAVEAAGLVVLKSSEQLMTADLDGRPPSVPAPYRLAVDVDDRVVTATVRDESGQVAARGTMGLAGRDAIADRIETAPAHRRKGLASVVMGALAASAVEQGADRGVLIASEEGQWLYASLGWQPVAQVVIATTPGNTYPS
- a CDS encoding ABC transporter ATP-binding protein, with translation MTDGRPLIEATGLVKRFGGFTAVDGIDLAVRAGEAFGFLGPNGAGKSSTMRMIGCVSPVTSGELRILGMDPARDGPAIRGRLGVCPQTDNLDPELTVAENLTTYARFFGIPRKVARARAAELLDFVQLGERAGSKVEPLSGGMKRRLTIARALINEPEVVLLDEPTTGLDPQARHLVWERLFRLKQRGVTLVLTTHYMDEAEQLCDRLVVMDGGRIVAEGSPRALIDQHSTREVVELRFAAESQEAFVDKLAGIGERVEPLPDRVLLYVDDGDAAVATVHERALQPASVLVRRSTLEDVFLQLTGRTLVD
- the dnaG gene encoding DNA primase encodes the protein MAGRIREEDIALVRERTAIADVISEHVTLKSAGGGNLKGLCPFHDEKTPSFTVAPGRNVFFCHGCGKGGDAISFLMDVDHLTFVESVERLAARAGIQLRYVEGGPAPMRAQQQGQKQRLVAAHAAAAEFYAGQLASPGARLAREFLAQRGFNRAAAQDFGCGFAPEGWDPLTRHLRQKGFTAPELITAGLAREARSGSLIDRFRRRLVWPIRELSGDIIGFGARKLFDDDDGPKYLNTPETPLYKKSHVLYGIEHAKREIARQGRAVIVEGYTDVMACHLAGVKTAVATCGTAFGGDHISVLRRLLMDTDAFAGEIIFTFDGDAAGQKAALRAFDEDQRFVGRTFIAVSPDNMDPCELRLAKGDLAVRDLVARREPMVDFALRQILQKYDLDTVDGRVEAMRRAAPLVAKIKDREKRPEYVRKLAGDLGMEIEPVQRAVASAGAPAATATAAANDAAVRADTPQARVEREALKLAIQVPVLAGPMFDAIGEEAYSTVELRTVRAAIAEAGGAVSGTSGVVWIERVRDACGDLTGKALIGELAVEPMLRDTDPDPHYVSVLLARLQWGATDARIRELKSKVQRINPVTSKDQYLALAGELFSLEQHARALREQAAGGL
- a CDS encoding ROK family protein; the protein is MGAVRAVEPLHLRLLRLLRDNGAVSRAELADRLEMPRPRLLAELERLVSLGYVAEAGLAASRGGRRSTLVELNPKLRFAAVDLGASSIDVEVVNGRLEPVAAYAEPADIRSGPKGTLLRVNELLHKAKVDGHYERLDSVGIGVPGPVSFRDGVPVSPPIMPGWDRFPVRELLTREHGCPAVVDNDVNIMAIGERHGGVAHSVDDFLFVKIGTGIGCGIYLSGEVYRGTDGCAGDIGHIQVDSHGPMCSCGNVGCLEALFSGAAIAKDATAAARAGGSPALAERLAANGQVTALDVAEGAIEGDVVCIRLIRDGGRRVGGVLAGLVSFANPSMIVIGGGLAQLGHILLAEIRSVVYRRSLPLATGNLPVVLSELGSRAGVTGAAVLASDMAFMEAS
- a CDS encoding ABC transporter permease; the protein is MTPTLAVFEYHLVGYRRTWRGSALGSFLLPLLTMLGFGVGVGAYVDGGVGGVSYLDYVVPGLIASTALQVGVGEATWPVLGNFEWYKIYFGQAAAPLRVRDVLGGHLAFVVFRAFLAAAAFLLVAALFGTLHSPWALATLPVVLLLGCAVAAPTFGYSASISSDSYLALLFRFAVLPMSLFAGVFFPVETMPALLRWIAYATPLWHAVDLCRAATLGVAPDWSASGHVAYLALWAAGGWWLAHSRFRKRLVF